Genomic window (Isachenkonia alkalipeptolytica):
CCCCAAAATAATTTGCACAATGGGGGAGATAAAACCGGGGGCATAGGGAATATCCACCTCTAAAATTCTAAGGGTTCCGATAAACACCATGGTCCCTAAAATCCCCGGTACAGGGAGTTTTAAAAAAGAAAACACCAACCATCCCGCCACACCGATGGAAAAAAGAAGCAGGGTATCGGCGATAATTTGTATCCATCCTTCGATCATTCTTTGGTCTCCTTTTCTTATGTTTGAACCTCTCCTTTGAACCTCTCGCGTCTGAGATCCCAAAGTTCTTCATGATATATTAAACTGAGATTTGCCAATTCAAATTGTTTTTTGTAGTTTTGCCGTGTTCTTCGCTTTCCTAAATAGTATAACATATCCCTTCCGGTTTTTTCTCTTTTCACCCATCAAAAAAACCCAAAAAGGTTTTTCCTCCTTGGGTCTTCTGCTTATGTTGAAACCTCAATCGTATATCCCGCTACACCGCTTTTTTTCGTTCGCTTTTTCTCCGGTACATGTTTCGGTCTGCCTTTTCCATCGCTTCCTCAATGCTTCCTACAGGATCCATTACGGTATGGGAGCCCAAGGAAATCCCGCAGTTTACACCCTTTTTTCCCAGGGAGGCGGCTTCCTTTTCAATGCGCGCCATTACGATTTCCACTTCCTTTTCCTGGGTTTTCGGCAACAGCATCACAAACTCATCCCCGCCTATTCGGCATACCAAATCTCCCTTGCGGCAATTGTTTTTTAGCACCCTGCCCACGACTCCTAAAATCCAGTCTCCCCGTAGATGGCCATAGTTATCATTGATTTTTTTCAGATCATCGATATCCCCCACAATAATACTTAAGGGATAGTTTTCCTTTTCCAGATACTTAGGCACCTGTTCTTCGAAATATCCTCTATTATAAAGCCCCGTTAATACGTCTTTAAACCGAAGGCTCCTTAGGCGATTTTCCGTTCGTTTTCGCTCGGTGATATCCTGGCAGCTGATCACGGCTCCGGTGCTTTCTCCCTTTCCATCGTAGAGATGCTTTACTTGGGCGGAAAGATATACGTAGTAACCATCCTTATGTAAAAAACGCCCTTCAATTTTTCGGTGATCTTCCCTGCCCTGCTGAAACCTTTTTAATACCGTATCTTTATCCTCCGGATGTATATAGTCTAAAATGGCTTTTCCCTTAATTTCCTGATCTCTGTAGCCCAAAAACCGGGTGATGGAGGGGGTGATATATTGAACCTTCCCCTTTTCATCCAGTATCAAAATCAAGTCCATTACATTTTCCGCAATGGTTTTCATCCAGCGAATCTCCTGATTCTCCTGTCCCCTTCGCAGATGATTTCGTTCAAACCTGTAGGCCAAAATAACGATAAACACCCCTGTCATAACAACGATCATAAACCACTGTAAATCCCGATTCCCTAAAGATACACTTACGATTTCCCCCATTGGTCTCCTCCTAACATAAACTTATTTTTATGTCGAAATTCAAACCATCCCCCGGTTGTTTTGCTTTTTATTCCCTTAATAAAGTTTTATCAGTTGTTTATTACCGACTGTCAAACGCCTAGTGCAACTGTATACTGCAAACTGTATGCTGCCAGCCCTCTAATGCCAGCCCTCTAATGCCAGCCGCCTAATGCCAGCCGTCATCCGTCTATCATACTAGCCAAGAGGGCTCCCTTCTCAAACGTTAAAGCGTTTAGGCGGGAGTCTTCATTCCTGCCTTTACTCCTAGCGCCGTCCTCCTTTATAGAGTATAGGTCTAAAGTCACATTTTCTCTATTATATCATAGGAAACTCCTAACAAGTAGTGCTTCATCCTATTTTTTTGATTATTTTTCCCATTTCCCGGATCCCTTTCCCTAGGACGGGTTCTAGGCAACGTATTGAGCGCCCTCTCCTTCAGAAAAAAATCTTATTTCGAAGACAGTATAAAAAAGAAAAGAGGACACGCTATTGATGCTCGTGTCCTCCTGTTTTCGGTTTTCATTGTATTTCGTTTTGCCTATATATTGGTTTTCATTGCATTTCGTTTTTCATTGCATTTCAGTTTTTTATAGCATTTCAGTTTTTTATAGCATTTGGTTTTTTTATAGCATTTGGGTTTTCATCGGGACATAGTTTCTTCGTCCCTTAACTCCGTTTTTAGGGATTCC
Coding sequences:
- a CDS encoding sensor domain-containing diguanylate cyclase, coding for MGEIVSVSLGNRDLQWFMIVVMTGVFIVILAYRFERNHLRRGQENQEIRWMKTIAENVMDLILILDEKGKVQYITPSITRFLGYRDQEIKGKAILDYIHPEDKDTVLKRFQQGREDHRKIEGRFLHKDGYYVYLSAQVKHLYDGKGESTGAVISCQDITERKRTENRLRSLRFKDVLTGLYNRGYFEEQVPKYLEKENYPLSIIVGDIDDLKKINDNYGHLRGDWILGVVGRVLKNNCRKGDLVCRIGGDEFVMLLPKTQEKEVEIVMARIEKEAASLGKKGVNCGISLGSHTVMDPVGSIEEAMEKADRNMYRRKSERKKAV